The nucleotide window TTGAGATTTGCGGATTTTTTATAAATATATTTTATAATGATCCTCTTATGATTAAGTCAGATTTATTTTCAATTTGTCTCTTTTTGTTTTCAAAGGTCATCTGAGCCAGTATTTTTCCCATCGCTTCAAAGTCGGTTGATATTGTGGTGATTCCATTTTTAACCAATTTTTTTAAAGGAGTTTCATTATAAGAAATAATTCCAAAATCTTTACCAAGCTTCAATTTTTGCAATTTAGACTTTTCAATTACACTTACTAAATCTCTATCATTTGGAATGATATAAACTTCTCCATTCTCAATATGACGATTTTTAAATTCAGTAATCACCTCGTTTTCAAAATTAAAATCAGCTGCAAATTTCAAAAATCCATCTTTTATACCTACTGGAACGGTGTAACCAGAAAAAATTAGTATTAGTTTATTGTATTTTTTCAATTTAAATTTTCCCTTTTGCAAGCCTTTATATATATCTTTTTCAAAATTTTGGTATACAGCTGGGTATTTTTTAAGTTCTTCATTCGTTTGGTCAACTATGTATACCTCTTTTTCTGGGAGCGTGTCTATACAGGTAGCAGCGTTTTTTAAATCAGTGGGCATAATCATGTATTTTGTGTAAATACCATTACTCTCGTTGATATGTCTTTCAAATACTTTTGTATTGAAATGGTGAAAAAATATGTCAATTTGTGCCTCATCTCCCATGTGAGAAATAAACGAGTTATAAAGATCTTCTTTAAAGCTGTTTAATTCGTCAAATAGCAAGAAAATCCTTTGTTTTATTGCTATTTCAGAGCTTCTTACATAATACCCTTTTCCAAATATAGCATAGATTATTCCTCTTTTTTTTAAGTTATCATATGCTAATAAAATAGTATCTCTCGAAAGATTAAATTCTATTGCAACTTTAGTAACAGAGGGAAGTTTATCGTCTCTTTTTAAAATGCCCTTTTCAATACTTTTTTCAATGGAAAGCACAATTTGTTTGTATTTGGGTATTCCGCTATTTTCCTGAATCGTGATAACCTTCATATGTGTTAATTTATTGGAGTGTGGTTATGTAAATATCCTTAAGTACTCATTAACTTTGAGTGTTCTGGTGTTTGTATTTGTGCTTGAGTTTGACAAACTTATTCTAAGTGGTGATTTTCA belongs to Flavobacterium gilvum and includes:
- a CDS encoding GntR family transcriptional regulator; the encoded protein is MKVITIQENSGIPKYKQIVLSIEKSIEKGILKRDDKLPSVTKVAIEFNLSRDTILLAYDNLKKRGIIYAIFGKGYYVRSSEIAIKQRIFLLFDELNSFKEDLYNSFISHMGDEAQIDIFFHHFNTKVFERHINESNGIYTKYMIMPTDLKNAATCIDTLPEKEVYIVDQTNEELKKYPAVYQNFEKDIYKGLQKGKFKLKKYNKLILIFSGYTVPVGIKDGFLKFAADFNFENEVITEFKNRHIENGEVYIIPNDRDLVSVIEKSKLQKLKLGKDFGIISYNETPLKKLVKNGITTISTDFEAMGKILAQMTFENKKRQIENKSDLIIRGSL